ATTGCCCTTGCACTGGAATCGGTTCGTGCATGCGCTTCCGGAGCGCCTCCTTGATCTGCCTGAGTCTCGCCCGCATGCGATCCCCTCGGGTCTTCCGCTGTAACTGGAAAGCCCCGCGACGAGATCTGCCCCAGATAAAGATGAAACCCAGAAAGGTGAAGGTCTCCGGTCGGCCAAGACCCCGTCTCTGGCGGTTGACCGCTGCATAGCGGCCGGACTCCAGCAGTCTCGTCTTGTCCGGATGTAGCTCAAGCGAGAACTCTTCCAGCCTCGATCGCATCGCGTCCCAGAAGCGCCGCGCGTCAGCTTCGTGCTCGAAGCCGACAACGATGTCATCCGCATACCGCAGGATGATCACGTTGCCCGTTGCTTCCCGCCGTCGCCACCGGTTGGCCCAGAGATCGAAGACATAGTGCAGGTACACGTTCGCGAACAGCGGTGAAGCCACTGATCCCTGTGGTGTACCGGTCTCACTGACGCTCAGCTCTCCGTCTTCCAGAACACCCGCCTTGAGCCACTTGCGCACAAGGCGGATGATGCGCTGGTCGCCGATCCGGTGCTCAATGAAACGGACTAGCCAACTCTGGCTAACCGAGTCGAAGAAGCTCCGAAGGTCCGCGTCCAGAATCCAGTTCACCGGGGTGTGGGTGATGGCCGTCGCTAACGCATCCAGCGCATCATGTTGACTACGCCCGGGCCGAAACCCGTACGAGAAACCAAGAAAGTCTTCCTCGTATATCGCGTTCAGCACTTCCACCACCGCACGCTGGACGATCTTGTCTTCCAGCGCGGCAATCCCCAGCGGGCGCTGTTTGCCGTCCGGCTTCGGTATGTACTGTCGCCGAACAGGCAGTGCCCGGTACGCTCCGCTCTGTACCTGCGAGAACAGGCGCTGGAGATTCTCTTCCAGTCCTGCCTCGTAGTACCGCCACGTCAGGCCATCCACTCCGGGAGCCGCACTGCGTTTGAGCGCAAAGAATGCCATCCGAAGTCGGTCGACTGTGACGTGGTGTAGAAGCGCGGTGAACCGCTCCTTCTTCCGCTGTCTTGCAGCCTGCCGTACACGTTCCAGCCGCTGTGGCACGCTTGCCCGGTTCTGCGCCCGGTGCGTGTGTGGCTGACCCGTGTTCCCCTTGGTCCCCGCCCTTGGCTCCACCCACTCCGCAGCTGGTTCCCCAGCCTTGTTCGCAGGCTTCATCGCTACTACGGCGGAGTCTGACTTCTCCCGTCCGTTCATCATCGGCTACGGCTCCTCGCCTTCCCGATGCGGACCTGTCCATCCTGCGACAGGCCAGACTGGAGATCTCCCGGTTCCCTAACAAGGAGCGTGCGCACATGCCAGGTTCTACGACCACGCCGGGTCATCCGGGCGCTCGCGATTGCGCGCTCAGACGTTTTGCCTTCCGCTACACAGACAGCGTCGGCACCCGGAATCAGTTTTCTATCGTGGCTCAATGGCTGGCCTGCACGTACCCCTGCCGACGCTTCGCCGACATCCTCGCGGATGCCTGCGCACGGCTCGGGGCCGATGTGGTTCGCTATTCCTTCATCGCAGTGGACTTGCACCACTTACTCCTTGCCGGTCTCCCGGCGCACCTGTGTGAAAACACGTGTTGAATGCGGTCTTCTAGAAAATCGACCCATCAGATCGCGCTGTATTGGCTTGGTGGCAACTCGGGAAGGGTAAAGCGACACCCGAAAACCGAGTACTTTTGCGTTTTCACACAACCTCGGTCGATTTGGGACGATCATAAATGTCGATACCGTGCTTTGTTTTTCAGGTTCCTGAAGCTACCGCGTAGATGTCGGTTCGTCACGGTGAGATACGGGGCACGGGGTCTATAGGTGGCGACCCACCGATGCCGCACAAAACATCGGCGTTGAGCGTCTTACTTGTGCGGAGCACGCCTATGCGGTCACCGACGCGAGTTGAACAGCCGTATTAGGTCCTCGCGCAGCTCGGAGATGTCCAGCACATGCTGTGCGCGCGTCACGGCCACGTAAAGCAGGCGCAACTCGTCCTCGTCGAGCATCAGGCGCCCGTCAACCGACTTGAAGCGAAAATCGTTGGCGACCTTCACCCGTTTCCATTGCAGCCCCTTGGCGCGGTGCACGGTCGAGATCACGTAGTCGGCGTCTGCCACGGGCGTAACTCGTCGCGCCAGCTCTCGAAGATAGGCGGTTCCACACTCGTCGACGATTCGAACGATCGGCAGCAAGTCGCGCCCTACCGCGCTTCGGGCAAACGATTGGGCGTCCTTCCATGTTTCGAACAACGAAAATGCTGTTGGCCGGAAAGCCCGCTTGCCGGCCAGCAACTGATCGGCGCCGTC
The sequence above is a segment of the Burkholderia sp. WP9 genome. Coding sequences within it:
- the ltrA gene encoding group II intron reverse transcriptase/maturase, encoding MNGREKSDSAVVAMKPANKAGEPAAEWVEPRAGTKGNTGQPHTHRAQNRASVPQRLERVRQAARQRKKERFTALLHHVTVDRLRMAFFALKRSAAPGVDGLTWRYYEAGLEENLQRLFSQVQSGAYRALPVRRQYIPKPDGKQRPLGIAALEDKIVQRAVVEVLNAIYEEDFLGFSYGFRPGRSQHDALDALATAITHTPVNWILDADLRSFFDSVSQSWLVRFIEHRIGDQRIIRLVRKWLKAGVLEDGELSVSETGTPQGSVASPLFANVYLHYVFDLWANRWRRREATGNVIILRYADDIVVGFEHEADARRFWDAMRSRLEEFSLELHPDKTRLLESGRYAAVNRQRRGLGRPETFTFLGFIFIWGRSRRGAFQLQRKTRGDRMRARLRQIKEALRKRMHEPIPVQGQWLRQVVRGYFAYHAVPTNSRALVAFRHHVTDLWRRTLRRRSQKDAMTWERMRRIANAWLPPPRILHPWPDRRFAVKHPR